GGAAGTTTGAAGTTATTCGCAATATTTCCATACCGTctcagtttaaggacttaaaaagcTGGTCACCTTATAACTACTGTTAAAGACCTCGCAGCTAGGAGATGGTTTTTTGGATATTTTGTTGTTGTGTCTACGATTGATGATGACATAGAAAATCACTGAACAAGCTGAACTTGCtctggtgtgtgcgtgtgctgtcGGCATATAGGCCGCTAACCCCACTCTGGTCTAATTTGAAGTTCAAGACCAGATGTTTCATGCGTCACTGGTTTGGGGCAAAACATATCATTGTAAACAACAAAGCTGTTCATATTTCGACATCCAATTCTAGAAAATGCCCAATTGCAGCACCCAGTGTCTGACACCGACATATCCCTGTCAAAATACTGATCCGCCGTATAATTTAGACTGTACGTTCCGTACACATGGCAACGTCCTAAATAACTGGGAATTGCATGATGCGATGTCATTTAATGAAACACGTAGGGAACATGGGAACCATGTCACTGTACATACATTATTACATGTATTACCCGTTCAGCAATGCCatgcatgattaaaaaaaaaaaaaaaaaaaaaaaaaacatctattatTGTACGAAAATCTACTCACCAGGCAGCTCCGGTCCCGGCACGTAACATTATGCCGTAAAATATGTAATAATAGGATTATTGTTTGATATAAACCCGCTTCTCAGGTATCAgatcattgtttttattattattattttattgtctaTATGGTGTTCATTAACAAGGACAcagctagagagagagacactgacagCAGCGCTTCCTGGAAACCGGTCCGTCTACAAACTCCGTCgtaaaaaaagagaaacattGGAACATTAGCAACAAAAGGCCCGGGGAGAGAGAAGACCGCGAGGGGTGACAACATTTCATaacaatacttttaaaaatactatatatatatatatatatatatatatatatatatatatatatatatatatatatatatatatatgtgtgtgtgtgtgtgtgtgtgtgtgtgtgtgtgtttgtttaaatattctaTAGCTTTCTCTGTTGTTtcgttgttgtttttcttgactGGGAATGCATGACAGAATTTGTTGCGTGCAGAACAGGGAGCTTTTTTTACTGTACCAATGATTTACATAAATCAGCCGCATGGTGGTGCTATTGCACTGCATTATTAAATTGATATTGAGGGGGCTGTGAAGCTGTTTTTAAGGACAAAGGTTGAAAGGACTAATAACTATGGTTTCGTGTACACTAAATGATATTGATTACTTAAAAAATGATCATCTCTAGAAGTACATCACTGTAGAGAAGACACTCAATGCCACTCCCCTCAGTTATCACTTTGAGCCTGTTAATGTCTGATGTCATGAATGAAATGGGGTTCATCATTTCATAGGCTGGGAACTTGTCACAGATTCCTTGTAAACTCATGAGTGGAgctgtagtggttagggctataGGTACTTTGGGTTTGAAGAGTGAATACATACTGTAGGGAGTTCTTTGTAAACAAGATCAATAATGAACTGCTGGAAGAGAGTGATGAACCATCTGTCTGTTATGAGAAATAAATATGACAACCACCAGTAAAATTCAATTCAAGCTTTGTACATAGTTTAATGACGTCCTTGAGACtgcaggctggtttcacagatctagATTACCACCAATGCTACCTTGTGAAAGGTAGGCCAATATAAGTGAAACCAGTCATATGACATACTGGTAGCAGAACAAAAAAAGAGTTGTACAGAGGCAAGCATAATAGGATAGTCAGTATATTTAGTATCAATATAATAAGAAGCTACCATTTACAGGATTTAAAACAAGGGCTTGTTTTATCAGAAAATATGCACCTAAttttcctggtaaaataaagtaaaatactgtacatgggcTCAATTCCCTGATAattctatttttcttttcaattttatACCTTGCTAGTTTAGAGACAATTTAGTTATGGCTGGTTTAGATATAACACCTGGTTTTATTTGTTTGAACACTGAACTGTTTTAACACTCAACATGTTTGTAAACCCTTTCTGCAGATGTATACATGCTGTCTGTCTATATATTACACATGACATTGAGGGTGACACATTGCTGGGGTGGTTGGAAAGGGTTCAGATCTCAGACACAGTACTTCCAGAAGCatgctgcagacagacagggaaACATAAAGACAGTGCATTGCGTTACATTCAGCACACCATTTCTCAAGTCCAGGAAGCAAAGAAACATTCAAAGACAACACATGgcttgataaaaacaaaacaaaagacttgaGAAGCAAAACTGGGTGTGATACTGGATGTGATATTCTGGGTGTGATATACTGGGTGTGATATACTGGGTATGATACTGGGTGTGATATACTGGGTGTGATACTGGATGTGATATTCTGGGTGTGATATACTGGGTGTGAACCACTGGGTGTGATACTGGGTGTGATATACTGGGTGTGATACTGGATGTGATATACTGGGTGTGATATACTGGGTGTGATACTGGATGTGATATTCTGGGTGTGATATACTGGGTATGATACTGGGTGTGATACTGGATGTGATATTCTGGGTGTGATATACTGGGTATGATACTGGATGTGATATACTGGGTATGATACTGGGTGTGATACTGGGTATGATACTGGGTGTGATACTGGATGTGATATTCTGGGTGTGATATACTGGGTATGATACTGGGTGTGATATTCTGGGTGTGATATACTGGGTGTTATATAGAAAGATTTCTATATGATCCGTTGCTGGTTGCATTTGGGCATCTCTAGGATGTTGTGGGTTTTGCACTGGAAAGgcatctttgttttattattattgttcatcTTCAATAATAGTTGCCTGGCAGAGATAGTGATCAGGAGGATGTACCTCTTTTGCCTGGGTGTGCTGACTCCTTTCCTATTGCGTTGGAGTCCAGCTGCTTCTCCAGGGCAAGCTTTTCTCTCAGTGCTGCCAGCTGTGAAATGATGCACTGCGTTAATACGTTTCATCCATACCGAATGCATAGCCGTAGACGCGTGGTATCATGATAGTGATAAAACCTGGATTCTAAGAGTGAAGCAGGGAGCTTACATTTGCTTTCTCGTTTCATTAATTGTACAATGATTATGTTTTCTCATAGATGTGAAAAGCTGTTTATTTTCACAGATggcacagttattattattattattattattattattattattattattattattattattattattattattattattattatttctttttggtACTCTCAGAGAATGCCATATCATAGCAGTTTTACAGAACAGCACttcattattatataaatatatatttgcatacctgCTCCAGCTCTGCTAGCTTGCTTGCCAGCTCCAGATCTGTGACAGAGCAAGGAAATGATCAGTCCACTCGGAGCTATGAGATATTTCAACTACccacaatgaaaataaatctgtCCAGGATACATTAATAACACCTCAACATGATGGACctatattataaatgtaaactATGTCTAAGTACACCATGGATCTATACACATATGCTATATAGCTGTAGTTCTCATATAGTTCAGGTATATACTGTATTCAAGTTTGAAACAATACCTCTACAATGCACATTAGCCCAAACCCTCTCCCATTCGAATGCTTACCATTGATCTCAGGCCTTCTTCCAGACTTGCCAGATAGACCTTTCTGCAGCAGCAGAGCTATAAGCTTGTCTTGGAAATCTGTGACGTCTTTTCCAGGAGCCAGCTGGTTTTCTGTGTATCCAAAAGCAATTAGATACACTTATAATGTGTCATTTATAGAGCTTTTGGtatttcaatttgtttgtcaacCTCTAAATAGCATTGTATAGCTACACTGCCTGCACATGTGTTAAGATTGAAGCAAATGGTCAAAGAGGAGATCAATGGTTTGGCAAGAGCAGTCTATCACCCCTTCCCTCTCCAGCACTGTATACACACCGCGTCCATGTTCAATTAGGAATATACTACAAGAAATACCAGCCGCAATAGACAGGAATGAATTTCATCCCACACACCCCAATAGCTGCAGTAATACAGTACCACTGTAAACGCTTAGTGCAGGTTTAATAACATACTGCATGAAGTCTACTAATATAAGCAGGGGAAAATTTGCCACAGATACATTTACCGAGTGTACATAGTATCATAATCAGTAAATCTGATAACATTACTGATGAACATTATTACTCATGGACAGATGTTAGCTAGCCTGGGTTAGCTTAGAGCAGAGTCCACTGAACCTTTGAACACCACTGAGCTGATCATTAAAAACGGATAGTTAGCAGAGCGATGTTCATTTAGATTGAATAAGCATTCTACTGTGGATTTATTCatagcattaaaataaaataactgtcaaCCCATTCCACTTATTGAAACAAGAAAAGCTTACTAGTTCATTGAATTGTGCTTCAGTAAGAGTCCGAGCCAAAGTATACGGTTTGTATATGAATATTGCATCTTAGGAGCCTCTAATGACAATGCATGTAGCCTACCTTGAATCAGGAAACTCCTTCCATGCACTGCGTGAAGTTGGACCATCAGTAGTAGAGCCAGGAGGCCAGCGCAGAAGGGAGTGAAGAGGTCTCTGTCCATGGTGCTACAAGATCTCTGCTGGAATTCCACTGGGTCTCATGGAGACTTTTGAAGCTGAAGACGGGGGGGCGGAGGGGTTGTAAATCAATGCCTGGGACATGGCAGTCTGTTTATCACCATCCCAGGAGCTGTCCACGCAAACAGTGACAGATACACAGAGCTCTAATGTCAGGACCCAGCCCATGTATCTTCTATCAGGCTAATAAATCAAATCCGGATTCTCTTGTAAACTGAAGTCCGGGGAGCGGTTACGTGCGTGCCTCTGTTatttaatgttgcttttttttaaattaatttgaaatcCCATAGCAGCCAAACGTACTAGGAACTTGCTCTTCAATCTCAAGTAAGATATGTGGGATCGAATGGGATTTGTAGTATATTGAACATTTATCACAGGGCCAGCTACGCAATCTCAGTGCGTCACCACACTGGACCCAGTACATTGTGTTTATTGTCAGAGCGAAGGTGGAATGTTGAGAGCATCTTCGTGAAACTAGCGCCTTGCAGTTTGGTGTGGTGCCAGTCATGCTCTTGGTGGCTATAAGATAACTCACATCTTCAGTGACAGGACATATCGTCATCAGAAGTTTGTGCACAAGACAGGTTCCGTGTTAAAAACATTCTTCTGAATAATAACATATTCAATTCACTCCTATTTTTTGATAGGAAGAAAGActcctgtttgtttttcaatactAAGAATCTAGAAACAATCGAATAACGTAATTCAAGGTCTCTCTTAAGTACATGTTGTCTTGTTTCTCAATTTGTAACAGTAACATGGaatattcactttaaaaaaaaaaagagtaaataaCAAACTATAGACAATGTTTTAACATGGCCTACATGTGAATATAATGCATATGTTTCTAGCTATTGCAGACAACAAGTTTAGAGCCTGTTTATCAGCATCAATAGAGGGAATGGTCAAAAGACCCACAGTAATGCTGTACCAAGGGTGTATATATCAACATATCTAATAGTGCATGTGAGTGTGTCTCTTTTACAGACACATTTCAAAAGCCTGTTTAATAGACTCTGAATTGCATATCTATAAAAACATGTTGCCAGTGTTAATGCTTTGATATTGTGCCTGGTTACTTTTTGCTCCAtttgatagggcagcagtgtggagtagtggttagggctctggactcttgaccgggggggatgtgggttcaatccccagtagggacactgctgctgtacccttgagcaaggtactttacctagattgctccagtaaaaacccaactgtataaatgggtaattgtatgtaaaaataatgtgatatcttgtaagtcgccctggataagggcgtctgctaagaaagaaattattattattattattattattaattgcgtGTGCATTAAATTACATTTAGTGATCTTGTAAACGATTACAGAAGAAACTGGATCAACAGATCAACTATCAACAAATAAAAAATTTTTGACTTAAAGTTACTTTTCACATTTTGTCCAGCAGAGTGCGCTGCTGTCTCTGCTAGAATTATTTTTCCAGCAGGTACTGCTGACTAGCGTAAACTCTGTCTTTTGTGTCAGTATAACCGACATTTAATTACGTCACAGTGATGAGTACTTTCTTCATTATATTAGGCATAGCATTCCATATTTGCAATACGTGTTAACGTGTCCACTGCAATACTGAATAATGGAATTACAGGGCACATGTTCAAAGCATTTACTAAATATTCTAATTACTCCTATTttgtaaatgggggggggggggggaatcatggtattgtttaaaaaacatgacaaacaaacactgtgaaAGAGACAAAAGGGCTTGAATTATGTTATTTAGCTGTTCGTTCCAGTTTTTTGTCTCCTTGAATAAAAATAGGGGTTAATTTGTCTGTAAGTATACACGTTGGAAATCTAGCCGTACAGTTTAGGATCGCTGTTATTAAGAATTCACCTCCAGTACACCTTCTTTTTTCAGtgcctattatttattttgtgttttttaaatctaaaataaaatacaaattgaacTGAAAGACAGCTATTGGTCCGCTTTCTTGAATACATGTCACCCTTACTGCCCTCTGTGTCGACTTCATGATATATGTTGTATTTGGTGCAATTAATCAATATACATGACGTACTGGGAACAAATGAGATTTCTCAGACATCGCCTCTGATAGAACTGCCTTCAAGGTACAGCTAAGTGAAGCCAGACAGGCCTGTCCATCACTGAGTGGTAACAATGAGGTTCGCTCTGTCAAGTCATCCCATCCCTTTTAATGAAGTGTAATTCAATCTGACTCAATAGTgccagtcagtgtgtgtgttaagATACTGAGGCTGCAGGTATAACATCCTGGAGATCAAAAGCATCGTCACTACAGCGTGGAGCGCTTTTcaagcttaa
The DNA window shown above is from Acipenser ruthenus chromosome 17, fAciRut3.2 maternal haplotype, whole genome shotgun sequence and carries:
- the LOC117423044 gene encoding urotensin-2B-like, producing the protein MDRDLFTPFCAGLLALLLMVQLHAVHGRSFLIQENQLAPGKDVTDFQDKLIALLLQKGLSGKSGRRPEINDLELASKLAELEQLAALREKLALEKQLDSNAIGKESAHPGKRACFWKYCV